The following are from one region of the Paenibacillus sabinae T27 genome:
- the fliJ gene encoding flagellar export protein FliJ gives MKFHYTFQKVVDLKGNEKTQAEWMLSSAIGELQTQEKDMVELMEQRNGTLVALQDAAERRTPMAAILEMQDYVDYLDNCIARKQAEISRAHEEVTMKQENLNSKALDEKVWLKARDKALGIFKQNMNLREQNELDEMATVRFAMKSL, from the coding sequence ATGAAATTTCATTATACATTCCAAAAGGTTGTCGACTTGAAAGGCAATGAAAAAACACAGGCGGAATGGATGCTCTCAAGTGCGATTGGAGAACTGCAGACACAGGAGAAAGACATGGTTGAACTGATGGAACAGCGGAACGGCACGTTGGTTGCCCTTCAGGATGCGGCCGAAAGGAGAACCCCCATGGCTGCGATCCTGGAAATGCAGGATTACGTTGACTACCTGGATAACTGCATTGCGCGCAAGCAAGCCGAAATCAGCCGGGCGCATGAGGAAGTTACAATGAAGCAGGAAAATTTGAATTCCAAGGCGCTCGACGAGAAGGTTTGGCTGAAAGCAAGAGATAAGGCACTGGGTATTTTTAAACAGAATATGAATTTGCGGGAGCAAAACGAATTGGATGAGATGGCTACCGTCCGCTTCGCGATGAAGTCCCTCTGA
- the fliI gene encoding flagellar protein export ATPase FliI has product MGNKMLDTQKYKDQLRGIDPIRINGKVTQVIGLMVESEGPDASIGDVCYIYPAKGSKPLMAEVVGFRDNKVLLMPLGELQAVGPGCDVVGTGKPLNVQVGSELLGKVLDGLGQPLDGSLIPSRMPYSSTFNIPSNPLNRPRVQEPISIGVRAIDGLLTIGKGQRVGIFAGSGVGKSTLMGMIARNTSADVNVIALIGERGREVLDFIERDLGPEGLQRSVVIVATSDQPALIRIKGALIATTIAEYFRDRGLNVMLMMDSVTRYAMAQREVGLAIGEPPAMRGYTPSVFASLPKLLERAGTGPTGSITAFYTVLVDGDDMNEPIADAVRGILDGHIVLNRSIANKGHFPAIDVLASISRVMKDIAPRDQIEAAENVKRLMAVYKESEDLINIGAYQRGSNAQIDESMHYIDSIWNFTRQKVDEKTTLSEVQQALISQFSRS; this is encoded by the coding sequence ATGGGGAACAAGATGCTTGATACCCAGAAATACAAGGATCAGCTAAGGGGAATCGATCCCATTCGAATTAACGGCAAGGTCACGCAGGTAATTGGCTTGATGGTCGAATCGGAAGGGCCGGACGCCAGTATAGGCGATGTTTGCTACATCTATCCGGCCAAAGGCAGCAAGCCGCTCATGGCCGAGGTCGTTGGCTTCCGGGACAACAAGGTGCTGCTTATGCCGCTCGGAGAATTGCAGGCAGTTGGTCCTGGCTGCGATGTGGTCGGAACAGGCAAGCCGCTTAACGTGCAGGTGGGCTCGGAGCTGCTCGGCAAGGTGCTCGATGGTCTCGGGCAGCCGCTGGACGGCTCGCTTATACCGTCTCGAATGCCTTACAGCTCAACCTTCAATATTCCATCCAATCCACTGAACCGGCCAAGGGTGCAGGAGCCGATCAGTATTGGAGTGCGGGCGATAGATGGCCTTCTGACAATTGGCAAGGGGCAGCGGGTCGGCATTTTTGCCGGATCAGGCGTAGGAAAAAGCACACTGATGGGTATGATTGCCCGAAATACATCAGCCGATGTCAACGTGATTGCGCTCATTGGCGAGCGGGGAAGGGAAGTGCTTGATTTTATTGAGCGCGACCTTGGCCCGGAAGGTCTGCAGCGTTCGGTCGTAATCGTGGCGACGTCGGATCAGCCGGCGCTGATCCGGATCAAAGGAGCCCTGATTGCTACCACCATCGCCGAATATTTTCGTGACCGGGGACTTAACGTAATGCTGATGATGGATTCTGTTACACGTTATGCAATGGCGCAGCGAGAAGTAGGCCTTGCCATAGGAGAGCCGCCGGCGATGAGGGGATACACGCCTTCGGTGTTTGCGAGCCTGCCGAAGCTGCTGGAACGTGCGGGTACGGGGCCGACCGGCTCCATCACGGCTTTTTACACGGTACTGGTCGATGGAGACGATATGAATGAGCCGATTGCCGATGCTGTCCGCGGGATTCTGGATGGCCATATTGTGCTGAACCGGAGCATCGCGAATAAAGGACATTTTCCGGCAATCGACGTGCTGGCGAGCATCAGCCGGGTGATGAAGGATATCGCTCCAAGGGATCAGATTGAAGCTGCCGAGAACGTCAAGCGGCTAATGGCGGTTTATAAGGAATCCGAAGATTTGATCAATATCGGAGCCTACCAAAGAGGGTCCAACGCCCAAATTGACGAGTCGATGCACTACATAGACAGCATCTGGAATTTCACCAGGCAGAAGGTAGACGAGAAAACAACGCTATCCGAAGTTCAACAGGCTTTAATTTCCCAGTTCTCGAGGAGTTGA
- the fliG gene encoding flagellar motor switch protein FliG, whose amino-acid sequence MAKAAQQGLSGRQKAAILLITLGPEVSAQIFKHLRDDEIEQLTLEIANVRKIDNSERDLIMSEFHQICLAQEYISQGGINYAKEILEKALGQQKALEVINRLTATLQVRPFDFARKADPNQILNFIQNENVQTIALVLSYLKFEQAAAILSSLPQEKQAEVARRIAVMDSTSPEVISQIERVLEQKLSATVTQDYTNAGGIESIVQILNGVDRGTERTILDSLEIQDPELAEEIKKRMFVFEDIVNVDNRSIQRIIRDIENADLQLALKVASEEVRDVIFRNMSKRMAETFREEMEFMGPVRLRDVEEAQTRIVATIRRLEESGEIIIARGGGDDIIV is encoded by the coding sequence ATGGCAAAGGCCGCACAGCAGGGGCTTAGCGGCAGGCAGAAAGCCGCCATCCTGCTCATTACACTTGGTCCGGAAGTTTCGGCCCAGATTTTCAAACATCTTAGAGATGATGAGATTGAACAGCTAACGCTGGAGATTGCCAACGTTCGCAAGATTGACAACAGTGAAAGAGACTTGATTATGTCGGAGTTTCACCAAATCTGTCTTGCTCAGGAATATATTTCACAGGGCGGCATCAATTATGCCAAGGAAATCCTTGAAAAAGCTCTGGGGCAGCAGAAGGCACTGGAAGTCATTAACCGCCTGACGGCGACGCTTCAGGTCAGACCGTTCGACTTTGCTCGCAAGGCCGATCCGAACCAGATTCTAAACTTTATTCAGAACGAAAATGTGCAGACAATCGCACTTGTTCTTTCCTATTTAAAATTCGAACAGGCTGCAGCGATTCTATCCTCTCTGCCTCAGGAGAAACAGGCGGAGGTGGCAAGAAGGATTGCCGTCATGGACAGCACTTCTCCGGAGGTTATTTCCCAGATCGAGAGGGTACTGGAGCAAAAGCTGTCCGCGACGGTTACACAGGACTATACGAATGCCGGCGGCATCGAGTCGATTGTACAAATTTTGAACGGTGTCGACCGGGGAACGGAACGCACCATTCTGGATTCTCTCGAAATACAGGATCCGGAACTGGCGGAAGAGATCAAGAAGCGCATGTTCGTCTTCGAAGATATCGTCAATGTGGACAACCGTTCCATCCAGCGTATTATCCGGGATATCGAGAATGCGGATTTGCAGCTTGCGCTAAAAGTTGCGAGCGAAGAAGTCCGCGACGTCATTTTCCGAAACATGTCCAAACGAATGGCGGAAACCTTCCGGGAAGAAATGGAGTTTATGGGGCCGGTGCGGCTGCGTGATGTGGAGGAAGCTCAGACCCGTATTGTAGCGACTATTCGCAGACTGGAAGAATCGGGTGAAATTATCATTGCCCGCGGCGGAGGAGATGACATCATTGTCTAG
- a CDS encoding FliH/SctL family protein gives MSRLIKHSQYVPVDVLKRLELARQHAGLVEEEAQPEESAEQHYEDPAREAAEQARREMLRDAKEFAEGQVRNASLEAERIIERARSEAEDWWRSRREQDEHLTEAVKAEAFKQGYDEGLLQAEKVMKVRLDEMMAEAQAVLSEAYKARDLIIQEAEPFLVELSCDIAEKIVEKQLTVEPAFTIDLIRRNLARKREQGVISLCVAPKQFAFVNAAREELVLAIDSQAELQILPDATVKDHGCVIRSSFGSVDARIDTQLQEIKKELIRVALDNEEHRNGEQDA, from the coding sequence TTGTCTAGGTTGATCAAACACTCCCAATATGTTCCCGTTGATGTGCTCAAAAGATTGGAACTGGCCCGGCAGCATGCCGGTCTTGTCGAAGAGGAAGCCCAGCCGGAGGAAAGTGCCGAGCAGCACTATGAAGATCCTGCGCGCGAGGCGGCAGAGCAGGCGCGCCGGGAGATGCTCCGGGATGCGAAGGAATTCGCCGAAGGGCAGGTGCGCAACGCTTCGCTTGAAGCGGAGCGAATTATTGAACGGGCGCGAAGCGAGGCCGAGGATTGGTGGCGGAGCCGGAGGGAGCAGGATGAACACCTGACAGAAGCAGTGAAAGCCGAAGCTTTCAAGCAGGGCTATGACGAGGGGCTGCTGCAGGCTGAGAAGGTAATGAAGGTCAGGCTGGACGAAATGATGGCAGAAGCCCAAGCCGTACTGTCGGAGGCTTACAAGGCCAGAGATCTGATTATTCAGGAAGCCGAGCCATTTTTGGTAGAGCTAAGCTGCGACATTGCCGAGAAAATCGTGGAGAAGCAGCTGACGGTGGAGCCGGCGTTCACAATTGACCTTATAAGGCGAAACCTGGCACGCAAACGGGAGCAGGGAGTCATTTCCTTATGTGTCGCTCCCAAGCAGTTCGCTTTTGTGAATGCGGCTCGCGAAGAGCTTGTTCTGGCGATTGATTCACAGGCAGAGCTGCAAATATTGCCTGACGCAACGGTAAAGGACCACGGCTGTGTGATCCGTTCTTCGTTTGGAAGCGTCGATGCCAGAATTGACACCCAGCTTCAGGAAATCAAGAAGGAATTGATCAGGGTGGCGCTCGACAACGAGGAGCATAGAAATGGGGAACAAGATGCTTGA
- a CDS encoding MotE family protein, with protein sequence MAQNDMELENEGSAGKFERFLFLMIPIIFTLVLIGVLLALFNMDYRNDMLQIANKIPVVNKWIPDPKGETSGDSQSAEEQAASSDATIKELKTQLSQQAETVKQLNEQKSAQDKQVEALKSQIGDMQQAASSQQPVETEDEHQKQIVAMTKLYAGMKASKAAAIMQNMTTEEVVQLLSGMNNDSKTAILEKMDPKIAADVSVKLKESTNSSDMAIAALQSRLKQDSAATAAPTGSSANLDKQKLSQTFTSMPATEAAKLLTEMYTISPDKVITILSTVTDSVRSGILSEMTKNDTNGVAAKVVNRLMGAK encoded by the coding sequence GTGGCACAGAACGATATGGAACTTGAAAACGAAGGGTCAGCCGGGAAGTTCGAACGGTTTCTTTTTCTGATGATACCGATTATTTTCACCCTGGTTCTGATCGGGGTTCTGCTGGCGCTCTTTAATATGGACTACCGGAACGACATGCTGCAAATCGCGAATAAAATTCCGGTTGTGAACAAATGGATACCCGATCCGAAAGGCGAGACCTCCGGGGACAGTCAATCGGCGGAGGAACAGGCGGCTAGCTCGGACGCGACTATTAAGGAGCTGAAGACCCAGCTCTCCCAGCAGGCGGAGACGGTTAAACAGCTGAATGAGCAGAAAAGCGCCCAGGACAAGCAGGTTGAGGCACTGAAGTCGCAGATCGGCGATATGCAGCAGGCCGCAAGCAGTCAGCAGCCGGTCGAAACCGAGGATGAGCACCAGAAGCAAATCGTGGCAATGACCAAGCTGTATGCAGGAATGAAGGCGTCCAAAGCGGCGGCAATCATGCAGAACATGACGACTGAGGAGGTTGTTCAGCTGCTCAGCGGGATGAATAACGACAGCAAAACGGCGATCCTGGAAAAAATGGACCCGAAAATCGCTGCGGATGTATCCGTTAAGCTAAAAGAATCAACCAATTCTTCCGATATGGCTATTGCAGCCCTTCAATCCAGATTGAAGCAGGACTCGGCGGCGACAGCGGCTCCGACCGGAAGCAGTGCAAATCTGGACAAGCAAAAGCTTAGCCAGACCTTTACCTCCATGCCTGCCACGGAGGCGGCAAAGCTGCTGACTGAAATGTACACCATCAGTCCGGATAAGGTGATTACCATTTTAAGCACTGTTACTGACAGCGTACGGT